In one window of Caballeronia sp. TF1N1 DNA:
- the rnr gene encoding ribonuclease R has translation MSKYPYPIPSREEILGVLRTSETPHAANDIAEALSIKRQEREGFFKRLAAMERDGQIRLDKRGHYQLTHPSNFVAGRVQGHRDGFGFLIRDDGQDDLFLPNGEMQKVMHNDRVLARIVGFDRRGRPEGHIVEVTDRANKRIIGRLINENGALILVPEDKRIGHDILITQNPKKAKVGQVVSVDLTDFPSRHSQPLGRVAEVIGDIDDPGMEIEIAVRKYGVPHEFSDAALAAAAKLPDEVRPVDIRHRVDLRDVPLVTIDGEDARDFDDAVYCEPISVGRGSGFRLLVAIADVSHYVRPNEALDVDALDRSTSVYFPRRVIPMLPEKLSNGLCSLNPDVDRCVLVCDMVITARGEIKAYQFYPGVMHSAARLTYTEVAAVLTNTKGPEAARRAEILPQLQDLYGVYKALHAARQKRGAIDFDTTETYIVVNSQGKIEQIVPRHRNDAHRLIEECMLAANVCAADFLKRNKHPGLYRVHAGPTEEKLENLRTFLRGVGLTLTGGAKPHASDYAALIAQIRDRPDAQMLQSMVLRSMQQAVYSPDNIGHFGLAYEAYAHFTSPIRRYPDLLTHRAIYAILQGKKYLPEVGHDTSLSTGLTKAAREMQKNDDQSRGRSRNNVAIWEELGLHCSSNERRADEASRDVEAWLKCYFMRDKLGEEYGGMVNGVTSFGIFVQLDSLFIEGLVHITELGSDYFQYDEIKNELRGERTGIRYRMSDRVRVQVGRVDLDARKIDFRLVRDTPVKPPAPRPSANAGAEHASGGDAGGPRIRAFDDDVTGTRTRGGTKKGAAVASATRGGAARKRGVASKSSAQGRPARKKR, from the coding sequence TTGAGCAAATATCCGTATCCGATTCCCAGCCGCGAAGAGATTCTCGGCGTGCTGCGCACGAGCGAGACTCCGCATGCCGCGAACGACATCGCCGAGGCATTGTCGATCAAGCGCCAGGAGCGCGAAGGATTTTTCAAGCGACTGGCGGCCATGGAACGCGACGGGCAAATCCGCCTCGACAAGCGCGGTCACTACCAGCTCACGCATCCTTCGAACTTCGTTGCAGGCCGCGTGCAAGGTCATCGCGATGGCTTCGGCTTCCTGATCCGCGACGACGGCCAGGACGATCTCTTCCTTCCCAACGGCGAAATGCAGAAGGTCATGCACAATGACCGCGTGCTTGCGCGCATCGTCGGCTTCGACCGGCGCGGCCGGCCGGAAGGGCATATCGTCGAGGTCACGGACCGCGCGAACAAGCGCATCATCGGTAGGCTCATCAACGAGAATGGCGCGTTGATTCTCGTGCCGGAAGACAAGCGCATCGGTCACGACATTCTCATCACGCAGAACCCGAAGAAGGCGAAGGTCGGGCAAGTGGTGTCCGTCGATCTCACCGATTTCCCGAGCCGTCATTCGCAGCCGCTCGGCCGCGTGGCCGAGGTGATCGGCGATATCGACGATCCCGGCATGGAGATCGAGATCGCCGTGCGCAAGTACGGTGTGCCGCACGAATTCAGCGATGCCGCGCTTGCCGCCGCCGCGAAGCTGCCCGACGAAGTGCGTCCGGTGGACATACGCCATCGCGTGGACTTGCGCGATGTGCCGCTCGTCACGATCGACGGCGAAGACGCCCGCGACTTCGACGATGCCGTGTATTGCGAGCCCATCTCCGTGGGCCGCGGTTCGGGCTTCCGGCTGCTCGTGGCGATTGCGGACGTGTCGCATTACGTGCGCCCGAACGAAGCACTCGATGTCGACGCGCTCGACCGCAGCACGTCGGTGTATTTTCCGCGTCGCGTGATCCCGATGCTGCCGGAAAAGCTCTCGAACGGCTTGTGTTCGCTGAACCCGGACGTCGACCGTTGCGTGCTCGTGTGCGACATGGTCATCACCGCGCGCGGCGAAATCAAGGCATATCAGTTTTATCCTGGCGTGATGCATTCGGCCGCGCGTCTCACCTACACCGAAGTCGCCGCGGTGCTCACGAACACCAAGGGACCGGAAGCCGCGCGCCGCGCCGAGATCCTGCCGCAATTGCAGGATCTCTACGGCGTCTACAAGGCGCTGCACGCCGCGCGTCAGAAGCGCGGCGCAATTGATTTCGACACCACCGAGACGTATATCGTCGTCAACTCGCAGGGCAAGATCGAGCAGATCGTGCCGCGTCATCGTAACGACGCGCATCGGCTGATCGAGGAATGCATGCTGGCGGCCAACGTCTGCGCGGCGGACTTTTTGAAGCGCAACAAGCATCCGGGCCTCTACCGCGTGCATGCGGGACCCACCGAGGAGAAGCTCGAAAACCTGCGCACGTTCCTGCGTGGCGTCGGTCTCACGCTCACGGGCGGCGCGAAGCCTCACGCAAGCGATTACGCTGCGCTGATCGCTCAGATTCGCGACCGGCCCGACGCGCAGATGCTCCAGTCGATGGTGCTGCGCTCCATGCAGCAAGCGGTGTATAGCCCGGACAACATCGGTCACTTCGGGTTGGCTTACGAAGCGTACGCGCACTTCACGAGCCCGATTCGCCGCTATCCCGACTTGCTCACGCATCGCGCCATTTACGCCATTTTGCAGGGCAAGAAGTATCTGCCCGAAGTGGGTCACGACACATCGCTTAGCACCGGCCTCACGAAAGCCGCGCGCGAGATGCAGAAGAACGACGATCAGTCGCGCGGCCGTTCGCGCAACAACGTCGCGATTTGGGAAGAACTCGGGCTGCATTGTTCGTCGAACGAACGTCGCGCCGATGAAGCCTCTCGCGATGTCGAAGCCTGGCTCAAGTGCTATTTCATGCGCGACAAGCTCGGCGAGGAATACGGCGGCATGGTGAACGGCGTGACGTCGTTCGGCATCTTCGTGCAACTCGATTCGCTGTTCATCGAAGGGCTCGTGCATATCACCGAACTGGGCTCGGATTACTTCCAGTACGACGAGATCAAGAACGAACTGCGCGGCGAACGCACGGGTATCCGGTATCGCATGTCGGATCGTGTGCGCGTGCAGGTGGGCCGCGTCGATCTCGATGCGCGCAAGATCGACTTCCGTCTCGTGCGCGACACGCCGGTGAAGCCGCCGGCGCCGCGTCCGTCCGCGAATGCGGGCGCCGAGCATGCATCGGGCGGCGATGCGGGCGGTCCGCGCATCCGCG
- a CDS encoding MFS transporter, with amino-acid sequence MSWTREQRNVTIAAYLGWTLDAFDFFLMVFILKDIAAEFNTGIPKVAFAITLTLAARPLGALIFGRLADKFGRRPTLMINIAIYSLLELLSGLSPNLTTLLILRFLFGVAMGGEWGVGSALTMETVPPSSRGFVSGLLQAGYPSGYLLASIVFGVLYQFVGWRGMFFVGVAPALLVLYVRAHVPESPAWRALEKRKRPGLLATLKQNWKLSLYAIVLMTAFNFFSHGTQDLYPTFLREQHHFDPHTVSLITIVLNIGAIVGGLFFGSLSEKIGRRVAIFIAALIALPVLYLWAFSTGPVMLAIGAFLMQISVQGAWGVIPVHLNEISPDEIRATFPGLVYQLGNLLAAVNATMQASIAEAHGKDYGTAMAIVAGTVAVVIAALIFFSRERRGIDMTRSAEEVAAQT; translated from the coding sequence ATGAGTTGGACGCGCGAACAACGAAACGTAACGATTGCGGCTTACCTGGGCTGGACACTCGACGCATTCGACTTCTTTCTGATGGTCTTCATATTGAAGGACATCGCCGCCGAATTTAATACCGGCATTCCCAAGGTGGCCTTTGCCATTACGCTTACGCTGGCGGCACGTCCGCTTGGCGCGTTGATCTTCGGGCGGCTTGCGGACAAATTCGGCCGCCGTCCGACATTGATGATCAACATCGCGATTTATTCGCTGCTCGAATTGCTCTCGGGTTTATCGCCGAATCTCACGACTTTGCTGATCTTGCGCTTTCTCTTCGGCGTCGCGATGGGTGGCGAATGGGGCGTCGGCTCCGCGCTAACGATGGAAACCGTGCCGCCTTCCTCGCGCGGCTTCGTCTCGGGCTTGCTGCAGGCGGGATATCCGAGCGGCTACTTGCTCGCGTCGATCGTATTCGGCGTGCTTTATCAGTTCGTCGGCTGGCGCGGGATGTTCTTTGTCGGCGTCGCGCCCGCGCTGCTCGTGCTCTATGTGCGCGCGCACGTGCCGGAATCGCCCGCGTGGCGCGCGCTCGAAAAGCGCAAGCGGCCGGGTCTGCTCGCCACGCTCAAGCAGAACTGGAAGCTCTCGCTTTACGCGATCGTCCTGATGACCGCGTTCAACTTTTTCTCGCATGGCACGCAGGATCTGTATCCGACCTTCCTGCGCGAACAGCATCATTTCGACCCGCACACGGTTTCGCTGATTACCATCGTGCTCAATATCGGCGCGATTGTCGGCGGACTCTTTTTCGGGTCGCTTTCCGAGAAGATCGGACGGCGCGTGGCGATTTTTATCGCCGCGCTGATCGCGTTGCCGGTTCTGTATTTATGGGCGTTCTCGACAGGCCCGGTGATGCTCGCTATCGGCGCGTTCCTCATGCAGATTTCCGTGCAGGGCGCGTGGGGCGTGATTCCAGTGCATCTGAACGAGATTTCGCCGGATGAGATTCGCGCGACGTTTCCGGGGCTCGTTTATCAGCTCGGCAACCTGCTGGCGGCCGTCAATGCGACGATGCAGGCATCGATTGCCGAGGCCCACGGCAAGGACTACGGCACGGCAATGGCGATCGTTGCGGGAACCGTCGCTGTCGTGATCGCCGCGTTGATCTTCTTCAGCCGCGAGCGTAGGGGTATCGATATGACGCGCTCGGCGGAGGAAGTGGCGGCGCAAACTTAA
- a CDS encoding acyl-CoA dehydrogenase → MLALFVIAFLLVAGALTFVQAPAVAWLAALTIWVAAGAFTGIVGPIVTALLAIVFVLPALLLSIKPLRRVLISRRVLGVFQKILPQMSATERDAIEAGTVWWDAELFSGRPHWDSLLAHGAPRLTPEEQSFVDNECTHLCDIANDWDTTTIWQDLSPQAWAFIKEKGFLGMIIPKQYGGKAFSAYAHSQVIMKLSTHSSAAAVSVMVPNSLGPAELLLHYGTEEQKNYYLPRLARGDEIPCFALTSPYAGSDAAAIPDVGVVCRAMHEGRETLGFRVTWNKRYITLGPIATVLGLAFRALDPDRLLGGNEAPGITCALIPTTHPGVHIGRRHWPLNAVFQNGPNWGTDVFIPMEWVIGGREQVGRGWRMLMECLAAGRAISLPSSNVGMAKLAVRGTGAYAAARRQFRTSIGRFEGIQEALGRMGGNLYVMDAARRLSAQAVDLGEKPSVISAIAKYHITERARKVINDGMDVVAGKGICMGPSNFLARAYQQMPISITVEGANILTRCLIIFGQGAIRCHPYVLKEMAATREPDAKRALTDFDAAFFGHASFLASNAIRSLVYALGGGMSIRKPAQADARLVPYYRAATRLSSAFALFADISMLALGGELKRRERLSARLGDILAQLYLISATLKRFEDDGRPQSDLPLVRWGVEDALYQARLAFDGLLANYPNRAAAAFLRVFAFPFGLPHTPSTDALGNDVALLMQTPGDARSRLVEGSHVSALKDDPIAVGEKLLALTPAVVALEARLRDAVKSGKTAPLPQSPDEIEAWARQATALGLIDTSEAALLEEWASLAREAVKVDDFSADFGILEALQKRSAEIEQQMPETIA, encoded by the coding sequence ATGCTCGCCCTCTTCGTCATCGCTTTCCTCCTTGTCGCTGGCGCGTTGACCTTCGTGCAAGCGCCTGCCGTCGCCTGGCTCGCGGCGCTCACGATCTGGGTCGCGGCGGGCGCATTCACCGGCATCGTCGGGCCGATAGTCACCGCGCTGCTGGCCATCGTCTTCGTGCTTCCGGCGCTTCTCCTCTCCATCAAGCCGTTGCGCCGCGTGCTCATCAGCCGGCGGGTGCTGGGCGTATTTCAAAAGATCCTGCCGCAGATGTCGGCCACCGAACGCGACGCCATCGAAGCGGGCACGGTCTGGTGGGACGCCGAACTCTTTTCCGGCCGCCCGCACTGGGACTCGCTCCTCGCTCACGGCGCGCCAAGACTCACGCCGGAAGAACAAAGCTTCGTCGACAACGAATGCACCCATCTCTGTGACATCGCCAACGACTGGGACACCACGACGATCTGGCAGGATCTGTCGCCGCAAGCCTGGGCCTTTATCAAGGAGAAGGGCTTTCTCGGCATGATCATTCCGAAGCAGTACGGCGGAAAGGCGTTCTCCGCTTACGCGCACTCGCAAGTCATCATGAAGCTGTCGACGCATTCGTCGGCGGCGGCGGTCTCGGTGATGGTGCCCAACTCGCTCGGACCCGCCGAATTGCTGCTGCATTACGGCACCGAGGAACAGAAGAACTACTACTTGCCACGCCTCGCGCGCGGCGATGAAATCCCCTGCTTCGCGCTGACGAGTCCGTATGCCGGCTCCGACGCCGCTGCGATTCCCGATGTCGGCGTCGTCTGCCGCGCGATGCACGAAGGCCGCGAGACGCTTGGCTTTCGCGTCACCTGGAACAAGCGCTACATCACGCTCGGACCGATCGCCACCGTGCTCGGACTTGCCTTTCGCGCGCTCGATCCCGACCGTCTGCTCGGCGGCAACGAAGCGCCCGGCATCACCTGCGCGCTCATTCCGACGACGCATCCCGGCGTGCATATCGGCAGACGTCACTGGCCGCTCAACGCCGTGTTCCAGAACGGCCCAAACTGGGGAACAGACGTTTTCATCCCGATGGAATGGGTTATCGGCGGACGCGAACAGGTCGGACGCGGCTGGCGCATGCTGATGGAATGTCTCGCGGCGGGCCGCGCAATATCGCTGCCGTCGTCGAATGTCGGCATGGCCAAACTCGCCGTGCGCGGCACCGGCGCCTATGCCGCCGCGCGCCGCCAGTTCCGGACGTCGATCGGACGCTTCGAGGGCATTCAGGAAGCGCTCGGCCGCATGGGCGGCAATCTGTACGTGATGGATGCGGCGCGCCGCCTGTCGGCACAGGCCGTCGATCTCGGCGAAAAGCCCTCGGTGATTTCGGCGATCGCCAAATATCACATCACCGAGCGCGCGCGCAAAGTGATCAACGACGGCATGGACGTGGTCGCGGGCAAGGGCATCTGCATGGGGCCGTCGAATTTTCTCGCGCGCGCGTATCAGCAGATGCCGATCTCGATCACCGTCGAAGGCGCGAACATTTTGACGCGCTGCCTGATCATCTTCGGACAGGGCGCGATTCGCTGTCATCCGTATGTGCTCAAGGAGATGGCGGCCACGCGCGAGCCCGACGCAAAACGCGCACTCACCGACTTCGACGCGGCCTTCTTCGGTCATGCGAGCTTTCTCGCGTCCAACGCGATCCGCAGCCTCGTCTACGCGCTCGGCGGCGGCATGTCGATCCGCAAACCCGCACAGGCCGACGCGCGCCTCGTCCCGTACTATCGCGCCGCGACACGCCTGTCGAGCGCGTTCGCCCTCTTCGCCGATATCTCGATGCTCGCGCTCGGCGGCGAGCTCAAGCGTCGCGAGCGCCTGTCCGCGCGCCTGGGCGACATCCTCGCGCAGCTTTATCTGATCTCCGCGACGCTCAAGCGCTTCGAGGACGACGGCCGCCCGCAAAGCGACCTGCCGCTCGTGCGCTGGGGCGTGGAGGACGCGCTGTATCAGGCGCGGCTCGCCTTCGACGGCTTGCTCGCCAACTATCCGAACCGTGCCGCCGCGGCCTTCTTGCGCGTCTTCGCTTTCCCGTTCGGCCTGCCGCACACGCCCAGCACGGACGCGCTCGGCAACGACGTCGCGCTCCTGATGCAGACGCCCGGCGATGCGCGCAGCCGCCTTGTCGAAGGCTCGCACGTGTCCGCGCTCAAGGACGATCCGATCGCGGTCGGCGAGAAATTGCTCGCGCTCACGCCCGCCGTCGTCGCACTCGAAGCGCGCCTGCGCGACGCCGTGAAATCCGGCAAGACCGCTCCTTTGCCGCAAAGCCCGGACGAGATCGAAGCGTGGGCGCGGCAGGCGACCGCGCTCGGATTGATCGATACGAGCGAGGCGGCTCTGCTCGAAGAATGGGCATCGCTCGCGCGCGAAGCCGTGAAAGTCGATGATTTTTCCGCAGACTTCGGTATCCTCGAAGCATTGCAAAAGCGCAGCGCCGAGATCGAGCAACAAATGCCCGAAACGATCGCCTGA
- a CDS encoding 3-oxoacyl-ACP reductase, protein MKDRYLDFVNSPFGTSIARSLGLPRPEALRRLRAGEAEFGGMAAIGAGPSPALFDDLLAVLSGIGMTGIAHDSASGWLAVASRQGAMSGRFESRATDSSPANRVQALIFDATGIVESSELHALYAFFHDALRSLARSGRIVVLGRPPGALSDPRAATAQRALEGLTRSLGKEARNGSTANLLRVSPQASIEGALRFFLSPRSAYVSGQAVHLEGAAPSPANWAASLAGKRALVTGAARGIGASIAAVLAAHGAIVTGLDVAAARDALDQTMLGIEDASPSNGAHTAFYADIASPEAPAELAAALAASGGIDIVVHNAGITRDKTIARMSAEMWDSVIDINLLAQERMDEALLAQNVIGAGGRIVAVSSISGIAGNRGQTNYATSKAGVIGRVQSMAPILRARGITINAVAPGFIETQMTARMPFGVREAGRRLNSMGQGGLPVDVAETVAWLASPGSAGVTGQVVRVCGQSLVGA, encoded by the coding sequence ATGAAAGACCGCTACCTCGACTTCGTCAATTCGCCCTTCGGCACGAGCATCGCCCGCTCGCTCGGGCTGCCGCGCCCCGAAGCGTTGCGCCGCCTGCGCGCAGGCGAAGCCGAGTTCGGCGGTATGGCGGCCATCGGCGCGGGACCGTCGCCGGCACTGTTCGACGACCTCCTCGCGGTGTTGTCCGGCATCGGCATGACGGGCATCGCGCATGACAGCGCGTCCGGATGGCTCGCCGTGGCAAGCCGTCAAGGCGCGATGAGCGGGCGTTTCGAGTCGCGCGCCACCGATTCCAGCCCCGCCAACCGCGTCCAAGCGCTGATCTTCGATGCCACCGGCATTGTCGAAAGCAGCGAGCTGCATGCGCTCTACGCCTTCTTCCACGACGCGCTGCGCTCGCTTGCCAGAAGCGGCCGAATCGTCGTGCTCGGCCGCCCGCCCGGCGCTTTGAGCGATCCGCGTGCGGCGACCGCGCAGCGCGCGCTCGAAGGTCTCACGCGCTCGCTCGGCAAGGAAGCGCGCAACGGCAGCACGGCGAATCTGCTGCGCGTGAGTCCGCAGGCTTCCATCGAAGGCGCGCTGCGCTTCTTTTTGTCGCCGCGTTCGGCGTATGTGTCGGGGCAAGCCGTGCATCTCGAAGGCGCGGCGCCCTCGCCCGCGAACTGGGCCGCGTCGCTCGCCGGAAAGCGCGCGCTCGTGACGGGCGCGGCGCGCGGCATCGGCGCATCGATTGCGGCGGTGCTCGCGGCGCACGGCGCCATCGTCACCGGGCTCGACGTGGCCGCCGCGCGCGACGCGCTCGATCAGACCATGCTCGGCATAGAAGACGCGTCACCTTCTAACGGCGCGCATACCGCGTTCTATGCCGATATCGCATCGCCCGAAGCGCCCGCCGAACTCGCGGCCGCGCTTGCGGCGTCGGGCGGCATCGATATCGTCGTGCATAACGCGGGCATCACGCGCGACAAGACCATCGCGCGCATGAGCGCAGAGATGTGGGACAGCGTGATCGACATCAATCTGCTCGCGCAGGAACGCATGGACGAAGCCCTGCTCGCGCAGAACGTGATCGGCGCGGGCGGGCGCATCGTCGCGGTGTCGTCGATCAGCGGCATTGCGGGCAATCGCGGCCAGACCAATTACGCCACCTCGAAAGCCGGCGTGATCGGGCGCGTGCAGAGCATGGCGCCGATACTGCGTGCACGCGGCATCACCATCAACGCGGTGGCGCCGGGCTTCATCGAAACGCAAATGACCGCGCGCATGCCATTCGGCGTGCGCGAGGCCGGACGAAGGCTCAACTCGATGGGCCAGGGCGGCTTGCCGGTCGATGTCGCCGAAACCGTGGCATGGCTCGCGAGTCCCGGCAGCGCGGGCGTGACCGGCCAGGTGGTGCGCGTCTGCGGCCAGAGCCTCGTCGGAGCCTGA
- a CDS encoding MaoC/PaaZ C-terminal domain-containing protein: MHVSTMPRPRTVVVDTLPSPAKLYGRLLPGLFRRGHATDLPALRLIRPDVRLDPEHIGRYARVCGFIPEHGVPLTFPHVLAFPLHLMMLTDPSFPWSALGVVHLSNSVHLRRPLLAGQGLRIEVECGPLVPHPKGQAFTLHTRIYRRGEAVWDGDSVYLKRGVKTEATAPVADAIETSTPLLVREARWQLPAQLGRDYAKASGDFNPIHLHALSAKAFGFQRAIAHGMWTLARTLAALHPVKTLASGHAHGDFKLPLFLPGDATLWSAAPSSTARAFEVRDLAGDRPHLRGEFEWELP; the protein is encoded by the coding sequence ATGCACGTCTCCACGATGCCCCGCCCGCGCACCGTCGTCGTCGATACGCTGCCGTCGCCCGCAAAGCTCTATGGCCGCCTGCTGCCGGGCCTGTTCCGGCGCGGCCACGCAACCGATCTGCCCGCGCTGCGCCTGATTCGCCCCGACGTGCGGCTCGACCCCGAACATATCGGCCGCTATGCGCGCGTATGCGGCTTCATCCCCGAGCACGGCGTACCGCTCACGTTCCCGCATGTGCTCGCGTTTCCGCTACATCTGATGATGCTTACCGATCCGTCGTTTCCCTGGTCGGCGCTCGGCGTCGTGCATCTGTCGAACAGCGTGCATCTGCGCCGGCCGCTGCTCGCGGGTCAGGGCTTGCGGATCGAAGTGGAATGCGGACCGCTCGTGCCGCATCCGAAAGGCCAGGCGTTCACGCTGCATACGCGCATCTACCGGCGCGGCGAGGCCGTGTGGGATGGCGACAGCGTCTATCTGAAACGCGGCGTGAAGACCGAAGCCACCGCGCCCGTCGCCGATGCCATCGAGACCAGTACGCCGCTCCTCGTACGCGAAGCGCGCTGGCAGCTTCCCGCGCAACTGGGCCGCGACTACGCGAAGGCTTCCGGCGACTTCAATCCCATTCACCTGCATGCGCTGAGCGCGAAGGCGTTCGGCTTTCAGCGCGCCATCGCGCACGGCATGTGGACGCTTGCGCGCACGCTCGCGGCGCTGCATCCGGTGAAGACGCTCGCATCCGGTCACGCGCACGGCGACTTCAAGCTGCCGCTCTTTCTTCCGGGCGACGCGACGCTGTGGAGCGCGGCGCCCTCGTCCACCGCACGCGCCTTCGAAGTGCGCGATCTCGCCGGCGACCGGCCGCATTTGCGCGGCGAGTTCGAATGGGAGCTGCCATGA
- a CDS encoding acetyl-CoA C-acetyltransferase, whose product MSTSSNLGRRVAIIGSNRIPFARSNTAYATASNQDMLAFALQGLVDRYDLHGLRLGEIAAGAVVKHSRDFNLTREAALSTTLAKETPAYDVQQACATGLETVILVANKIALGQIDVGIAGGVDTASDAPIGVNERMRKILLEANRSRTAGQRVGALAKLRPGMFFRPTLPRNAEPRTGLSMGEHCELMAKRWKVSREAQDALARESHLKLAAAYERGFFNDLMTPYKGQTRDNTLRPEVSLDQLAQLKPVFDRDAGTLTAGNSTPLTDGASAVLLASEQWAAERGLPVQAYLSLSASAAVDFFDKREGLLMAPVHAVPPLLSRAGLALQDFDFYEIHEAFAAQVLCTLAAWEDQEYCETVLGLGQAPGGIDRARLNVNGSSLATGHPFAATGGRIVGTLAKMLSHAPARGDGRPTRGLISICAAGGQGIVAILER is encoded by the coding sequence ATGAGCACGTCTTCGAACCTCGGGCGCAGAGTCGCGATCATCGGCAGCAACCGGATTCCGTTCGCGCGTTCGAATACGGCTTACGCGACGGCATCGAATCAGGACATGCTGGCCTTCGCGCTGCAAGGCCTCGTCGATCGCTACGATCTGCACGGCCTGCGTCTCGGCGAGATCGCGGCGGGCGCGGTCGTCAAGCATTCGCGCGATTTCAATCTCACGCGCGAAGCCGCGCTCTCGACCACGCTGGCGAAGGAAACGCCCGCCTACGATGTTCAGCAGGCCTGCGCCACCGGCCTCGAAACGGTGATTCTGGTCGCCAACAAGATTGCGCTCGGACAGATCGACGTGGGTATTGCAGGCGGCGTGGATACGGCGTCGGACGCGCCCATCGGCGTGAACGAGCGCATGCGCAAGATTCTGCTCGAAGCCAATCGCAGCCGGACGGCGGGCCAGCGCGTGGGCGCGCTCGCGAAGCTGCGGCCCGGCATGTTCTTCAGGCCGACGCTGCCGCGTAACGCCGAGCCGCGCACCGGTCTTTCGATGGGCGAGCATTGCGAACTGATGGCCAAGCGCTGGAAGGTTTCGCGCGAAGCGCAGGACGCGCTCGCGCGGGAAAGTCATCTCAAGCTCGCGGCGGCGTACGAGCGCGGCTTCTTCAACGACCTGATGACGCCGTACAAAGGCCAGACGCGCGACAACACGCTGCGGCCCGAGGTTTCGCTCGATCAGCTCGCGCAACTGAAGCCTGTCTTCGATCGCGATGCGGGCACGCTCACCGCCGGCAACTCGACGCCGCTCACCGATGGCGCGTCGGCCGTGCTGCTCGCATCGGAACAATGGGCCGCCGAACGCGGCTTGCCGGTGCAGGCGTACTTGAGTTTGTCGGCATCGGCGGCAGTCGATTTCTTCGACAAGCGCGAAGGTCTCTTGATGGCGCCCGTCCACGCCGTCCCGCCGCTGCTTTCGCGCGCCGGCCTCGCCTTGCAGGACTTCGACTTTTACGAGATTCACGAAGCCTTCGCCGCGCAGGTGCTATGCACGCTCGCCGCATGGGAAGACCAAGAGTATTGCGAAACCGTGCTCGGACTCGGGCAGGCGCCAGGCGGCATCGACCGCGCGCGTCTGAACGTGAACGGCAGTTCGCTCGCGACCGGGCATCCGTTCGCGGCGACGGGCGGGCGCATCGTCGGCACGCTCGCGAAGATGTTGAGCCATGCGCCCGCTCGCGGCGATGGCCGTCCCACGCGCGGGCTGATCTCGATTTGCGCGGCGGGCGGACAAGGCATCGTCGCGATACTGGAACGCTGA